The Lebetimonas natsushimae genomic sequence ATTTTTTTTCGCTTAAAAAAGGCAGCTATTATAAAAATGAGATAGCTTACTATTATAGGGAGTTTATAAATTTTCAATTCTTTTCAGGTAAAAAATTTATAAAAAGTTATAAAGATTATTCCAACATGATTAGGCCAAATCTTCATAAATATTATAAAAACAGTGTAAAAATAACCACTAAATTATCAGATAATGAAAAAGAGTGTAAAACAATTGGTATTCTTCCAAGCAATATTCCTTCTAACAGACAAATTGATGAACAAAACATAGAATATTTATTAGCTCCACCTTTTTATTTAAGCACAGGAAAAGGTAAAGATTCACTTGTTAATAGAGATTTTGTATATGTTTCTATTGGAACTTACACAAAGGAAAATAAACACAGCCCTTTTACAGATAAAATTATTCTTACTTATTCCTACATATAATTATATTCTTTTCTTAAGCATTCCTATCTTACTACGTTTTTTTATAAGGCTAAAAATCACTGCTTTAATATAATTTTATGTGTAAATTAATAGAAAGTAAAGGATTGTTATGAAAAAGCTTTTAACCATAAAAGAAGTAACAAAAATGGTAGGATTTAAAACATCTACCATTTACAAATTCATCAAAACTAAAAATTTTCCCAAACCTGTAAAGATTGGGAAATCAAGCCGCTGGCTTTTATCAGATATAAACCAGTAGATAATTAATTATAAGGAACAAACAATGACCTAACAAGTCTAAAAGAATGGCTTGAAGGATGAGATTGTGTTCTGCAATACAATTAATGAAATTATACAGGATACTTTCTCATCATGTCAAGTAGCATTCTTGTTGAATAAAGTAGAGGGTATTGGATTGTTTACAAGACAATCCCAGCAGTGTAGGGCGACCACCCTTGCTCTCCAAATTGAAGATGAGAATGCGAAAGACACTTCAAGTCATTCTTAATAAATTAACGAAAAATTAAAAGCAAAAAAATTCAAATTAGGTGGAGTCTATCTATATAGGAAGATTTTCCTAAAAAATGCAAACAGGTGCCTTATTGCCTAATTTTAGGCAATAAACAGGGGATATGGTCAATTTCCCCTGAAACTTTTTATTAAGAAATATATTAAGAAAGGGGCAGACTATGCCCTGAGAAATAAAAAAAATAAAAAAAGGATCAACAAATGGCAAAAATATTTTCATATAAACAACAAGAAATAATAATTTCAAAACTGCAAAAAATTATAGGACCTGAAAAAAACAAAATGTTTCCTGAAAAAGACATTGAAATAGAAAATGCAAGAATAAAAAACACCCTTCAGGGAATAGCTGCTTATGGAGCTCAGCTTCAAAATTTTATCGGTATGTTAACGGTTACAATTGCAGGAGATGAAAACAGAATTTCACCTATGGATGATTTAGAGGTAATTATCAATAAAACAGTAATAGCTTATGACAGTATTAATTATTATGTAGATAAATTTAGGCGATTTCTAAATAAAAAAGGATTTAAATTCATATATGTCACAAGTTTTGAACTTCAAAAGGATGGAAATTTACACGCACATATTTATTTTTCAGTTCCTTTAAAAGCTTTTTCTGATTTTTTTGTTTTTTATCACGAATATAAAAAAACTTTTACAGAACCTAAGAAAATAAACAAAGGTAAAAAAACTATTATTCCCATTGGAAGAAGCCAGCTTGGAATATCAAAAGAGTTTTTACATAAATTAACTGAAGCAGGATATGAATTTAAATGCTATTCTAATCCTCAAAAGCCTGAAAGATTTGACTGGAGATGTGTTAATTTTGTAAGTGAGCAAGAATTCAAATCAGGTAACTGGCCTACACTGTTTTTTTATGATGCTGAAGCATTTGCAAAGCTGTATTCGGAAAAGATATTGGAATATCTACAAAAAAATAACAACACTGACAATGAAAGAAAAAATAAATCAACAGCTCAAAAAGTTGTAGGGAGCAATTTTGTAAAACACAATTCAAAAGCTTTTTTTGAAAGTGATGAGTGGAAAGAAATGCAAAAACAGTTTATAAGAAAAATATGCGGGAGGGTTTATACCTCTTCGCGCCTTCCTATTCCTGTTTCAGCGTATCAGAAAAAAAGAAAAGAAATAATGGAAATTTATCCGCAATACAGAAATTTCAATACTTTAATAACTGATTATTTAAACGGTAAAGCCACTTATGAAAACGGTATTTTAACCTGTCCTAACGGAAAATCTATAAAATTAAAATAGGAGGTAATTATGTATCTGACAATCACTGAATTAATTGAAATTTTAAAATTAAGCAAAGCTACAATATACAGAAAAATAAAAGCTAATGAATTTCCAAAACCTGTAAAACAGGGAAAATTCAGTTATTGGGCTGAATCTGATATAAACAGATGGATAGAAAAATTAAAAGGTTGATAAGTATTTTTGTTTAGGAGAGGTCGGTTTGTCAGGAATGGTCATTTGTAAGAGGTTTTTATCAATTAACCTGTCTAAAATCTCTTTTAAATGCTTCCTGTCTTTTAATCCCAAATATTCGGCAATCTCTTTTCTGCTTCTCGGTGTTTTACAAAATTCAACAATTTTCTTTTCCCTCTCATCTTGTGGGGTAGCTTGTGGGGTAACTTGTGGGGTGTTTAGTGTTTTTAAAATAATATCCAACATAAATTCAATAAACGGGGTTGAATTTCCAACTGAAGTTGATTCTTCTATTGCTTTATAATATTCATCCTGATTTTCATATATTAATGATTCAACAGGCAAATATTCAAAAACCTGTTTCCATTTGTAGAGTATTAATGTCTGCCAAAATCTCCCTATTCTTCCGTTCCCGTCAATGAAAGGATGTATAAATTCAAATTCATAATGAAACACACTGCTTACAATCAAAGGATGTAAATCGGTGGTATTTAACCAGGTAAACAAGTCTTTCATTAATTCAGACACATTTGAGGCGGGAGGTGCTATATGGGTTATTTCTTTCTGATTACCTACACCCACATTTGTTTTTCTGTATTCCCCCGCATTTGTTAAAATATCCTTCATTAATATTTTATGGGCTTTTAACAAATCTTTTTCACTTTTGTAGTCAAATTTATCAATGTTTTCATATAACTTTACAGCACCTTTAATTTCAGCTATTTCTCTTTGAGTAGCTAAAACCCGTTTACCTTCTAAAATAGCGGTAACTTTTTTTTCATCTGCTTCAATTCCTTCAATTTTAAGAGTGCCTGTTAAGGTTTTTATTTTTGATACTTTTCTTAGTCTTAAATCCTTTTTTATGCTGATTTCTCCAATTCTCTCGGATATTTCACTGATTAAATTGATTATTTTAGGTGTTATTTCAAACGGAGGGGTATACATTGATTTCCTTTATTTTATTGAAATTATTATAACAAATTAACTTTTCAAACTGTCAATAAAA encodes the following:
- a CDS encoding helix-turn-helix transcriptional regulator produces the protein MKKLLTIKEVTKMVGFKTSTIYKFIKTKNFPKPVKIGKSSRWLLSDINQ
- a CDS encoding helix-turn-helix transcriptional regulator, producing the protein MYLTITELIEILKLSKATIYRKIKANEFPKPVKQGKFSYWAESDINRWIEKLKG
- a CDS encoding Fic family protein, with protein sequence MYTPPFEITPKIINLISEISERIGEISIKKDLRLRKVSKIKTLTGTLKIEGIEADEKKVTAILEGKRVLATQREIAEIKGAVKLYENIDKFDYKSEKDLLKAHKILMKDILTNAGEYRKTNVGVGNQKEITHIAPPASNVSELMKDLFTWLNTTDLHPLIVSSVFHYEFEFIHPFIDGNGRIGRFWQTLILYKWKQVFEYLPVESLIYENQDEYYKAIEESTSVGNSTPFIEFMLDIILKTLNTPQVTPQATPQDEREKKIVEFCKTPRSRKEIAEYLGLKDRKHLKEILDRLIDKNLLQMTIPDKPTSPKQKYLSTF